The following are from one region of the Macrobrachium nipponense isolate FS-2020 chromosome 21, ASM1510439v2, whole genome shotgun sequence genome:
- the LOC135197899 gene encoding creatinase-like: MAPARSLLRAGGKFLRHASWRHSSNDVTAFMENRTMKIYNGEKAPLGLFSSGEIERRITKLRNYMQQEGLAACLFTSIHNINYYTGGFIYCTFGRPYGLLVTPEKHVSISALIDYGQPWRRSPHDNIIFTDWKRDNYYRAVVEELGDTRGAIGIEFDHMDLQRFKKLKDHLPHSNELKDICGSTMRMRMKKSKEEIAVIKNSTATADIGGRACVEALGENVPEYEVALAGTQAMVRNIAKLYPDSELMDTWVWFQSAINTDGAHNPVTTRKIQKGDILSLNCFSMPQGYYTALERTMFLDHCSDAHLKIWEANVAVHKRGLQLIKPGVKCSEIARELNELFAQFNLLKYRTFGYGHSFGVLCHYYGREAGLELREDIETVLEPGMVVSMEPMVTIPEGQPGAGGYREHDVLVINDDGSVDDITGFPYGPEHNIIKK; this comes from the exons ATGGCACCCGCTCGGTCGCTCCTTCGGGCTGGAGGGAAGTTCCTTCGACATGCGTCTTGGAGGCACTCCAGCAATGACGTCACTGCTTTTATGGAGAACAGGACCATGAAGATATACAATGGAGAGAAG GCTCCTCTTGGCCTCTTTAGTTCTGGAGAGATTGAAAGACGAATTACAAAACTTAGAAATTACATGCAACAAGAAGGCCTCGCCGCTTGTCTCTTCACCTCTATCCATAACATCAATTATTACACAG GTGGATTTATTTATTGTACTTTCGGAAGACCTTATGGTCTGTTGGTCACGCCAGAAAAACACGTCTCCATCTCGGCTCTCATTGATTATGGCCAGCCTTGGAGAAGGTCTCCTCAT GACAACATCATCTTCACCGACTGGAAGCGAGATAACTACTACAGAGCCGTAGTCGAAGAGCTCGGTGACACTCGAGGAGCAATTGGCATCGAGTTCGACCACATGGACCTCCAGCGCTTCAAGAAGCTCAAGGACCACTTGCCTCACAGCAATGAGCTCAAAGACATTTGCGGCTCCACCATGAGGATGAGAATGAAGAAGAGCAAGGAAGAAATTGCAGTGATAAAG AACAGCACAGCCACAGCTGACATCGGTGGCAGGGCATGTGTCGAAGCGTTGGGCGAAAACGTTCCAGAGTACGAAGTGGCATTGGCTGGTACTCAAGCAATGGTCAGGAACATCGCAAAACTCTACCCAGACAGTGAACTTATGGACA CATGGGTGTGGTTCCAGTCAGCCATAAACACAGATGGTGCCCACAATCCTGTGACCACCCGCAAGATTCAAAAGGGGGACATACTTTCCCTAAATTGTTTTTCGATGCCCCAGGG ATACTACACGGCATTAGAAAGAACAATGTTCTTGGATCATTGTAGCGACGCACACCTTAAGATTTGGGAAGCTAATGTTGCAGTGCACAAAAGAGGGCTTCAGCTTATTAAACCTGGGGTCAAGTGCAGCGAGATTGCACGAGAACTCAACGAACTATTCGCCCAGTTTAATCTGCTGAAGTATAGAACTTTTGGCTATGGGCATTCCTTCGGGGTACTCTGTCATTACTATGGACGTGAAGCAG GACTGGAGCTTCGCGAGGACATTGAAACCGTGCTGGAACCAGGTATGGTCGTATCCATGGAGCCCATGGTAACCATTCCAGAGGGTCAGCCTGGTGCTGGTGGTTACAGGGAGCATGATGTCTTGGTTATTAATGACGATGGATCAGTGGACGACATTACTGGCTTCCCCTACGGTCCTGAGCATAATATTATCAAGaagtaa